In a genomic window of Acipenser ruthenus chromosome 41, fAciRut3.2 maternal haplotype, whole genome shotgun sequence:
- the LOC117433771 gene encoding uncharacterized protein LOC117433771 isoform X3, producing MLRILILCFMLKAAASLEMEGSSGDFPDDEDLHGFIIKEAQTSPSSWIIPVAVTAGLAVFTVLVIAGVLIRKRSRSQQQGVYTVPVEQSKKEAV from the exons ATGCTGCGGATCCTGATCTTGTGTTTCATGCTAAAGGCTGCAG CCTCTTTGGAAATGGAGGGTTCTTCGGGAGACTTTCCAG atgatgaagacCTTCATGGCTTTATTATTAAAG AGGCCCAAACGAGCCCCAGTTCTTGGATCATCCCTGTTGCAGTCACTGCAGGGCTGGCGGTCTTTACTGTCCTTGTTATAG cAGGAGTTTTGATCAGGAAGCGCAGCCGCTCACAACAGCAAGG GGTCTACACAGTACCTGTGGAGCAATCCAAAAAAGAAGCAGTGTGA
- the LOC117433771 gene encoding uncharacterized protein LOC117433771 isoform X1, which yields MLRILILCFMLKAAASLEMEGSSGDFPDDEDLHGFIIKDVLKTQRESSTEAQTSPSSWIIPVAVTAGLAVFTVLVIAGVLIRKRSRSQQQGVYTVPVEQSKKEAV from the exons ATGCTGCGGATCCTGATCTTGTGTTTCATGCTAAAGGCTGCAG CCTCTTTGGAAATGGAGGGTTCTTCGGGAGACTTTCCAG atgatgaagacCTTCATGGCTTTATTATTAAAG aTGTGTTGAAAACCCAAAGGGAGTCTTCCACAG AGGCCCAAACGAGCCCCAGTTCTTGGATCATCCCTGTTGCAGTCACTGCAGGGCTGGCGGTCTTTACTGTCCTTGTTATAG cAGGAGTTTTGATCAGGAAGCGCAGCCGCTCACAACAGCAAGG GGTCTACACAGTACCTGTGGAGCAATCCAAAAAAGAAGCAGTGTGA
- the LOC117433771 gene encoding uncharacterized protein LOC117433771 isoform X2 — MLRILILCFMLKAAASLEMEGSSGDFPDDEDLHGFIIKDVLKTQRESSTEAQTSPSSWIIPVAVTAGLAVFTVLVIGVLIRKRSRSQQQGVYTVPVEQSKKEAV; from the exons ATGCTGCGGATCCTGATCTTGTGTTTCATGCTAAAGGCTGCAG CCTCTTTGGAAATGGAGGGTTCTTCGGGAGACTTTCCAG atgatgaagacCTTCATGGCTTTATTATTAAAG aTGTGTTGAAAACCCAAAGGGAGTCTTCCACAG AGGCCCAAACGAGCCCCAGTTCTTGGATCATCCCTGTTGCAGTCACTGCAGGGCTGGCGGTCTTTACTGTCCTTGTTATAG GAGTTTTGATCAGGAAGCGCAGCCGCTCACAACAGCAAGG GGTCTACACAGTACCTGTGGAGCAATCCAAAAAAGAAGCAGTGTGA
- the LOC117433771 gene encoding uncharacterized protein LOC117433771 isoform X4 — protein MLRILILCFMLKAAASLEMEGSSGDFPDDEDLHGFIIKEAQTSPSSWIIPVAVTAGLAVFTVLVIGVLIRKRSRSQQQGVYTVPVEQSKKEAV, from the exons ATGCTGCGGATCCTGATCTTGTGTTTCATGCTAAAGGCTGCAG CCTCTTTGGAAATGGAGGGTTCTTCGGGAGACTTTCCAG atgatgaagacCTTCATGGCTTTATTATTAAAG AGGCCCAAACGAGCCCCAGTTCTTGGATCATCCCTGTTGCAGTCACTGCAGGGCTGGCGGTCTTTACTGTCCTTGTTATAG GAGTTTTGATCAGGAAGCGCAGCCGCTCACAACAGCAAGG GGTCTACACAGTACCTGTGGAGCAATCCAAAAAAGAAGCAGTGTGA